One window of the Pseudomonas sihuiensis genome contains the following:
- a CDS encoding malto-oligosyltrehalose synthase, with protein sequence MTELRATLRLQLHKDFTLRDAAAQVPYLAQLGISHLYASPILTARPGSQHGYDVIDPTRINPELGGEEALVRLVNILRAHDMGLILDIVPNHMAVGGDGNPWWLDVLEWGQDSPYADFFDIQWQSHDPLLSGQLLVPFLRSDYGEALRDGTLELVFDGERGRFHAQHFEHRLPLTPSSYASILRSSDDAALRELGQRFARLGSAGDSRTQAEQLCAELAAQAHKVRPLLASFQGSDEAAQQRLHALLERQHYRVASWRTAADDINWRRFFDINELGALRVEHSQVFEQTHAKVFELIERGLIDGLRIDHIDGLANPRAYCSRLRRRLRQLRGDAPFPIFVEKILGAGEQLPQEWPVDGSTGYEFMNQVSLLQQDPHGELPLSELWQALSGRPTAFEDEIQQARRLVLEGSLAGDLEEVSQRLLHVARHDIATRDLTLGAIRRTLRELIVHFPVYRTYAQACGRSQQDRRFFQQALDGARQTLAEADWPLLPHLDDWLGGAFLRALPPGRARRLRAQALTRFQQLTSPVAAKAVEDTALYRAGVLLSRYDVGFDAEHFSASVERFHQACAERANHHPLNLLATATHDHKRGEDCRARLAVLSERAAWYAERVKHWQRLVQPLRSSHQQQAPDGGEEAILYQALIGSWPLGLQADDDVGLDAYLQRLLDWQRKALREAKLNSAWSAPNDEHEAACADFLRRLLCEPAGLALRTELADSVAAIAPAGALNGLVQCLLRMTTPGVPDLYQGCEFWDFSLVDPDNRRPVDFAARQAALQAGDVPAAMLASWQNGRIKQWLIQQVLAIRAAHSSLFSQGSYQPLAVTGRHAAQVLAFLRSHGDEHLLVIVPRLTAGLLAEHDRPHVPAQRWGDTTVVLPVGLNDGHVSGLLTHCQVPTHEGVPLADALAELPVNLLRLTP encoded by the coding sequence ATGACTGAGTTGCGCGCCACGCTGCGTCTGCAGCTGCACAAGGACTTCACCCTGCGCGACGCGGCAGCCCAGGTGCCCTACCTGGCGCAGCTGGGTATCAGCCACCTTTACGCCTCGCCGATTCTCACCGCCCGCCCCGGCTCGCAACATGGCTACGACGTGATCGATCCGACCCGGATCAACCCCGAGCTGGGCGGCGAAGAAGCCCTGGTGCGACTGGTGAACATCCTGCGCGCCCATGACATGGGGCTGATTCTGGATATCGTACCCAACCACATGGCCGTAGGCGGCGACGGCAATCCCTGGTGGTTGGACGTACTGGAATGGGGGCAAGACAGCCCTTATGCAGACTTCTTCGATATCCAGTGGCAATCTCACGATCCCTTGCTCAGCGGCCAGCTGCTGGTGCCCTTCCTGCGCAGCGACTACGGCGAAGCGCTGCGTGACGGCACCCTGGAACTGGTGTTCGATGGCGAGCGCGGGCGCTTTCACGCCCAGCACTTCGAACACCGCCTGCCGCTGACGCCATCCAGCTACGCCAGCATCCTGCGCAGCAGTGACGATGCCGCGCTGCGCGAACTGGGTCAGCGCTTCGCCCGCCTGGGCAGCGCTGGCGACAGCCGTACACAAGCTGAGCAGCTGTGCGCCGAACTGGCCGCGCAGGCGCACAAGGTGCGTCCCCTGCTGGCCAGCTTTCAAGGCAGTGACGAAGCGGCGCAACAGCGCCTGCATGCGCTGCTCGAACGCCAGCATTACCGCGTGGCCAGTTGGCGTACCGCAGCGGATGACATCAACTGGCGGCGCTTTTTCGATATCAACGAACTGGGGGCGCTGCGCGTCGAGCACAGCCAGGTGTTCGAGCAGACCCACGCCAAGGTCTTCGAGCTGATCGAGCGCGGCCTGATCGATGGCCTGCGCATCGACCATATCGACGGTCTGGCCAACCCGCGCGCCTATTGCAGCCGCCTGCGACGACGCCTCCGGCAACTGCGTGGCGACGCGCCCTTCCCCATCTTCGTGGAGAAGATCCTCGGCGCTGGCGAACAGCTGCCGCAGGAGTGGCCGGTGGACGGCAGTACCGGCTACGAGTTCATGAACCAGGTGTCGCTGCTGCAACAGGATCCACACGGTGAGCTGCCGCTCAGCGAACTGTGGCAAGCGCTCAGCGGCCGGCCGACGGCCTTCGAGGACGAGATTCAGCAGGCGCGCCGCCTAGTGCTGGAAGGCTCGCTGGCCGGTGATCTGGAGGAAGTTTCCCAGCGCCTGCTGCACGTCGCCCGCCATGACATCGCCACGCGCGACCTGACCCTTGGCGCGATCCGCCGGACGCTGCGCGAGCTGATCGTGCACTTTCCGGTGTACCGCACCTATGCCCAGGCCTGTGGTCGCTCGCAGCAGGATCGGCGCTTCTTCCAGCAGGCGCTTGACGGCGCGCGGCAGACCCTGGCCGAGGCTGACTGGCCCCTGCTGCCGCATCTCGACGACTGGCTCGGCGGCGCATTCCTGCGTGCACTGCCGCCCGGTCGTGCGCGGCGCCTGCGAGCCCAGGCGCTGACGCGCTTCCAGCAGCTGACTTCGCCAGTGGCCGCCAAGGCCGTGGAAGACACCGCGCTGTATCGCGCCGGCGTGCTGCTGTCGCGCTATGACGTGGGCTTCGATGCCGAGCACTTCAGCGCCAGCGTCGAACGTTTCCATCAGGCCTGCGCCGAGCGTGCGAACCACCACCCGCTCAATCTGCTGGCCACCGCCACTCATGACCACAAGCGTGGCGAAGACTGCCGCGCGCGTCTGGCAGTGCTGAGCGAACGCGCCGCCTGGTACGCCGAACGCGTCAAACACTGGCAGCGCCTTGTGCAACCGCTGCGTAGCAGTCATCAGCAGCAGGCGCCGGATGGCGGCGAAGAGGCGATTCTCTACCAGGCACTGATCGGCAGTTGGCCGCTGGGGCTGCAAGCGGACGATGACGTTGGCCTGGACGCCTACCTGCAGCGCCTGCTCGATTGGCAGCGCAAGGCACTGCGCGAGGCCAAGCTCAACAGCGCCTGGAGTGCGCCGAACGACGAACACGAAGCTGCCTGTGCCGATTTCCTGCGGCGCCTGTTGTGCGAGCCAGCCGGATTGGCCTTGCGCACCGAGCTGGCTGATAGCGTTGCGGCGATAGCCCCTGCTGGTGCCCTGAATGGCCTGGTGCAATGCCTGTTGCGCATGACCACCCCCGGCGTACCCGATCTGTACCAGGGCTGCGAGTTCTGGGATTTCAGCCTGGTCGACCCGGATAACCGTCGCCCGGTGGACTTCGCCGCGCGACAGGCCGCATTACAGGCCGGGGACGTGCCAGCGGCGATGCTGGCCAGCTGGCAGAACGGGCGCATCAAACAATGGCTGATCCAGCAGGTCCTGGCGATTCGTGCGGCGCATTCCTCGCTGTTCAGCCAGGGCAGTTACCAGCCCCTGGCGGTCACGGGCAGACACGCCGCCCAGGTGCTCGCCTTCCTGCGTAGTCACGGTGACGAGCACCTGCTGGTGATCGTGCCGCGCCTGACCGCCGGCCTGCTCGCAGAACACGACCGGCCCCATGTACCCGCACAGCGCTGGGGCGATACCACCGTGGTGCTGCCGGTCGGACTGAACGACGGACATGTCAGCGGCCTGCTCACCCACTGCCAGGTCCCAACGCACGAGGGCGTGCCACTTGCCGACGCGCTGGCCGAGTTGCCGGTCAACCTGCTTCGCCTTACCCCTTGA
- a CDS encoding DUF2934 domain-containing protein encodes MNIDEQRIREFAFQIWESEGRPHGQHERHWKMASKLAEAEAQAQTTAKPRRISKPKTVPLSEAEQPALLKKPRAPRTPKTPKA; translated from the coding sequence ATGAATATCGATGAGCAGCGCATACGCGAGTTTGCCTTTCAGATCTGGGAGTCCGAAGGCCGCCCCCATGGCCAGCACGAGCGCCACTGGAAGATGGCCAGCAAGCTGGCCGAAGCCGAGGCGCAAGCCCAAACCACAGCCAAGCCGAGACGCATCAGCAAACCCAAGACAGTGCCGCTGAGCGAAGCCGAGCAGCCGGCATTGCTGAAGAAACCCCGTGCCCCGCGCACGCCCAAGACGCCGAAAGCCTGA
- the glgX gene encoding glycogen debranching protein GlgX: protein MRKQQRSRVTEGTPFPLGASWDGLGVNFALFSAHATRVELCLFDERGETEIERIELPEYTDEIWHGYLPDARPGQVYGYRVYGPYEPEAGHRFNPNKLLIDPYAKQLVGKLQWSEALFGYTIGDPAGDLSFDERDSAPFVPKCKVIDPAFTWGEQPSLRTPWDRTVIYETHLRGISMRHPAVPERQRGTCAGLTNPELLRHIRELGVSSVELLPVHAFVNDQHLLEKGMNNYWGYNSIGFFAPHPAYLASGRISEFKEMVAHLHKAGLELILDVVYNHTAEGNERGPTLSMRGIDNASYYRLLPDERRYYINDSGTGNTLDLSHPCVLQMVTDSLRYWATEMRVDGFRFDLATILGRYADGFNERHSFLVACRQDPVLSKVKLIAEPWDCGPGGYQVGGFPPGWAEWNDKFRDNVRAYWKGDRGELGELARRLTASGDLYNQRGRRPFASVNFITAHDGFTLRDVVSYDHKHNEANDENNQDGTDRNLSWNHGCEGATDDPSIRRLRVQQMRNMLATLLFAQGTPMLVAGDEFGRTQHGNNNAYCQDNELSWVDWTLDDEGRELLAFSQHLIALRRSYPILRRQRFLVGHYNEELDVKDVTWLAPDGSEMTEEHWHDEEARCMGMLMDGRAQPSGVKRSGADATLLLLLNADHQPCEFQLPEVRGGRQWLCLVDTHTAQTVPRPVQQDAVELHGRSLQLLELLR from the coding sequence ATGCGCAAACAACAGCGCTCACGCGTTACCGAAGGCACGCCGTTTCCGCTGGGCGCCAGTTGGGATGGGCTCGGGGTCAACTTCGCCCTGTTCTCGGCGCACGCCACGCGGGTCGAACTGTGCCTGTTCGACGAGCGTGGCGAAACCGAAATCGAACGCATCGAACTGCCGGAATACACCGACGAGATCTGGCACGGCTATCTGCCTGACGCGCGTCCTGGCCAGGTCTACGGCTACCGCGTGTATGGTCCCTATGAGCCCGAAGCCGGGCACCGCTTCAACCCCAACAAGCTGTTGATCGATCCCTACGCCAAGCAGTTGGTGGGCAAGCTGCAGTGGTCGGAGGCGCTGTTCGGCTACACCATCGGCGACCCGGCCGGCGACCTGAGCTTCGATGAGCGTGACAGCGCGCCGTTCGTGCCCAAGTGCAAGGTCATCGACCCCGCCTTCACCTGGGGCGAACAGCCCAGCCTGCGCACGCCCTGGGATCGCACGGTGATCTACGAAACGCATCTGCGCGGCATCAGCATGCGTCATCCTGCGGTGCCCGAGCGCCAGCGCGGCACCTGTGCCGGGCTGACCAACCCCGAACTGTTGCGGCATATCCGCGAGCTGGGCGTCTCCAGCGTCGAGTTGCTGCCGGTGCATGCCTTCGTCAACGACCAGCATCTGCTGGAAAAGGGTATGAACAACTACTGGGGTTACAACAGCATCGGCTTCTTCGCCCCGCACCCGGCGTACCTCGCCAGCGGTCGCATCAGCGAATTCAAGGAAATGGTTGCGCACCTGCACAAAGCCGGTCTGGAGCTGATTCTCGATGTGGTCTACAACCACACCGCCGAGGGCAACGAGCGCGGCCCGACGCTGTCCATGCGCGGCATCGACAACGCCAGCTACTACCGTCTGCTGCCGGACGAACGCCGCTACTACATCAACGACTCCGGTACCGGCAATACGCTGGATCTGAGCCACCCCTGCGTACTGCAGATGGTCACCGACTCGTTGCGCTACTGGGCAACCGAGATGCGCGTGGATGGTTTTCGCTTCGACCTGGCGACCATTCTCGGGCGCTATGCCGATGGCTTCAACGAGCGCCACAGCTTTCTCGTCGCCTGCCGTCAGGACCCGGTGCTGAGCAAGGTCAAGCTGATCGCCGAGCCCTGGGACTGCGGCCCCGGCGGCTATCAGGTCGGTGGCTTTCCGCCGGGCTGGGCCGAATGGAACGACAAGTTTCGCGACAACGTGCGCGCCTACTGGAAGGGCGATCGCGGCGAGCTCGGCGAACTGGCAAGACGCTTGACCGCATCAGGCGATCTGTACAACCAGCGTGGGCGCCGGCCCTTCGCCTCGGTCAACTTCATCACCGCGCATGACGGCTTCACCCTGCGCGATGTGGTGTCCTACGACCACAAGCACAACGAGGCCAACGACGAGAACAACCAGGACGGCACCGACCGCAACCTCTCCTGGAACCACGGCTGCGAGGGTGCCACCGACGACCCGTCGATCCGCCGCCTGCGCGTGCAGCAGATGCGCAATATGCTGGCCACCCTGCTGTTCGCTCAGGGCACACCGATGCTGGTGGCCGGCGACGAGTTCGGCCGCACCCAGCACGGCAACAACAACGCCTACTGCCAGGACAACGAGCTGAGCTGGGTGGACTGGACGCTCGACGACGAAGGCCGCGAGCTGCTCGCCTTCTCTCAACACCTGATCGCCCTGCGCCGGAGCTACCCGATCCTGCGCCGCCAGCGCTTTCTGGTCGGGCATTACAACGAGGAGCTGGACGTCAAGGACGTCACCTGGCTGGCCCCGGACGGCAGCGAGATGACCGAGGAGCACTGGCACGACGAGGAAGCGCGCTGCATGGGCATGCTCATGGACGGCCGCGCGCAACCTTCGGGTGTCAAACGCAGCGGTGCCGATGCCACCCTGCTCCTGCTGCTCAATGCCGATCACCAGCCGTGCGAGTTCCAGCTGCCCGAAGTGCGCGGCGGGCGCCAGTGGCTGTGCCTGGTCGATACGCATACCGCGCAGACAGTGCCAAGGCCCGTGCAGCAGGACGCCGTGGAGCTGCACGGGCGCTCGCTGCAGTTGTTGGAGTTACTGCGCTAA
- a CDS encoding zinc-dependent alcohol dehydrogenase, whose protein sequence is MKAVVFHDIGDIRLDDVAEPEVQASTDAVIRITASAICGTDLHFVRGTVGGMRKGTILGHEAVGIVEALGSDVRNLNIGDRVVVPSTIACGNCSYCRAGYYAQCDEANPNGKQAGTSFYGGPEITGAFHGLQAEMARIPFANIGLVKLPSEISDDQAILLSDIFPTGYFGAKLAEVGSGDTVAVFGAGPVGQFAIASAKLLGAARVFAIDHLDDRLDMARRQGAEVINFDREDPVDTLRRLTNGIGVDRAIDAVGVDAQCPAHGHSPRQPEGQEWQPGDAPEQALQWAVDALAKAGTLGIIGVYPHQAREFPIGQAMNKNLSVNMGNCNHRRYIPQLIEMVQAGRIDPAKILTQVKPMSDAIEAFKAFDRRDSGWIKVQLQPAKNDASHGSEEQVHGGAILDRAIAEADPLGESRSKKPGSL, encoded by the coding sequence ATGAAAGCAGTGGTTTTCCATGACATTGGCGACATCCGCCTGGACGACGTAGCGGAACCCGAGGTGCAGGCCAGTACCGATGCGGTCATCCGCATTACCGCCTCGGCCATCTGCGGCACCGACCTGCATTTCGTGCGCGGCACCGTGGGTGGCATGCGCAAAGGCACCATCCTCGGTCATGAGGCGGTAGGTATCGTCGAGGCGCTGGGCAGCGATGTGCGCAACCTCAACATCGGTGATCGCGTCGTGGTGCCCTCCACCATCGCCTGTGGCAACTGCAGCTATTGCCGCGCCGGTTACTACGCCCAGTGCGACGAGGCCAACCCCAACGGCAAGCAGGCCGGCACCTCCTTTTACGGCGGGCCGGAAATCACCGGGGCCTTCCATGGCCTGCAGGCGGAGATGGCGCGTATCCCCTTCGCCAATATCGGCCTGGTGAAACTGCCCAGCGAGATCAGCGACGATCAGGCCATCCTGCTCTCCGATATCTTCCCCACCGGTTATTTCGGCGCGAAGCTGGCCGAAGTCGGCAGCGGTGATACCGTCGCCGTTTTCGGCGCCGGGCCGGTCGGCCAGTTCGCCATCGCCAGCGCCAAGCTGCTTGGTGCCGCGCGTGTATTCGCCATCGACCACCTCGACGACCGTCTGGACATGGCACGCCGTCAAGGCGCCGAGGTCATCAACTTCGACCGTGAAGACCCGGTCGACACCCTGCGCCGACTGACCAACGGCATCGGCGTGGACCGCGCCATCGATGCCGTGGGCGTCGATGCGCAGTGCCCTGCTCATGGCCACTCGCCACGCCAGCCCGAAGGCCAAGAGTGGCAACCGGGCGACGCCCCCGAGCAGGCCTTGCAGTGGGCCGTCGACGCCCTGGCCAAGGCAGGCACGCTGGGCATCATCGGCGTTTATCCGCACCAGGCGCGCGAGTTTCCCATCGGCCAGGCGATGAACAAGAACCTCAGCGTCAACATGGGCAACTGCAACCATCGTCGCTACATCCCGCAACTGATCGAGATGGTCCAGGCCGGGCGCATCGACCCGGCGAAGATACTCACCCAGGTCAAGCCCATGAGCGACGCCATCGAAGCCTTCAAGGCCTTCGACCGGCGTGACAGCGGCTGGATCAAGGTGCAATTGCAGCCGGCGAAGAACGACGCCAGCCACGGCAGCGAGGAGCAGGTGCACGGCGGCGCCATTCTCGACCGGGCCATCGCCGAGGCCGACCCGCTCGGCGAGTCGCGCTCGAAGAAGCCCGGCAGCCTGTGA
- a CDS encoding endonuclease/exonuclease/phosphatase family protein, protein MNNTIAKPEVIIDRVTPVKRLRVLTINTHKGFTALNRRFILPELRSAVQATGSDLVFLQEVLGNHALHAKRFHDWPSVPQYEFLADSMWPQFAYGRNAVYPAGDHGNALLSRFPILEYHNLDVTVSGTEQRGLLHCRLDVPGQDAVHAVCVHLGLREAHRRQQMGLLLDLLATFEPGAPVIVAGDFNDWRLRADDLLAPHGLREAFEHRHGKPARSFPARMPLLRLDRIYTRNATAHEPQVLSTRPWSHLSDHAPLAAEIHL, encoded by the coding sequence ATGAACAACACCATCGCCAAACCGGAGGTGATCATCGACCGCGTGACGCCGGTCAAGCGCCTGCGCGTGCTGACGATCAACACGCACAAGGGCTTCACCGCTCTCAACCGTCGTTTCATCCTGCCGGAACTGCGCAGCGCCGTGCAGGCCACCGGGTCCGATCTGGTATTCCTGCAGGAGGTACTCGGCAATCACGCCCTGCACGCCAAGCGCTTCCATGACTGGCCCAGCGTGCCGCAGTACGAATTTCTCGCCGACAGCATGTGGCCGCAGTTCGCCTACGGGCGCAACGCCGTGTACCCCGCCGGTGATCACGGCAACGCCCTGCTCTCGCGCTTTCCCATCCTCGAGTATCACAACCTCGACGTGACGGTCAGCGGCACCGAGCAGCGCGGCCTGCTGCATTGTCGCCTCGATGTACCCGGGCAGGACGCCGTGCATGCAGTGTGCGTGCACCTGGGTTTGCGTGAGGCGCATCGTCGTCAGCAGATGGGCTTGTTGCTGGATTTGCTGGCGACCTTCGAACCCGGTGCGCCGGTAATCGTCGCCGGCGATTTCAACGACTGGCGTCTGCGCGCAGACGATCTGTTGGCGCCGCACGGCCTGCGCGAGGCGTTCGAGCATCGTCACGGCAAGCCTGCGCGCAGTTTTCCGGCGCGCATGCCGCTGCTGCGCCTGGATCGCATCTACACCCGCAATGCCACGGCACACGAGCCGCAGGTGTTGTCCACCCGGCCCTGGTCGCACCTCTCCGACCACGCGCCACTGGCTGCGGAGATTCACCTGTGA
- the clsB gene encoding cardiolipin synthase ClsB, with protein sequence MSGIWRDGNQLRLLINGEDYYPRVFECIRAARIEVLLETFIIREDKVGLELQQVLIEAARRGVRVVIAVDGYGTADLQHEYVAALTREGVKIHVFDPSPRRFGMRTNLFRRLHRKLVVIDGQCAFVGGINYSADHLGDFGEMAKQDYAVEVSGPIVSDLHVAMLRLLRPAFSEPSPAQPSREPVGDARVMLLERDNERHTTDIEDEHLRAFESARKHLVIANAYFFPGYRVLRALRNAAQRGVQVTLILQGQPDMRWVQAFSRLLYNYLLRHGVVVYEYCQRPLHGKVALVDDEWSTVGSSNLDPLSLALNLEANLVIRDRAFNHYLHEHLLALSAEHCKRIELERVIRGYWWRAPLVFLCFHFLRRFPAIAGWLPAHRKNLKPLEPIDKARGYEEEKTG encoded by the coding sequence GTGAGCGGCATATGGCGGGACGGCAACCAGCTGCGCCTGCTGATCAATGGCGAAGACTATTACCCGCGGGTGTTCGAATGCATTCGCGCGGCGCGCATCGAAGTGCTGCTGGAAACCTTCATCATTCGTGAGGACAAGGTCGGCCTCGAACTGCAACAGGTGCTGATCGAGGCCGCGCGGCGTGGCGTGCGCGTGGTCATCGCCGTGGACGGCTACGGCACCGCCGACCTGCAGCATGAGTACGTCGCAGCGCTGACCCGCGAGGGGGTAAAGATCCATGTCTTCGATCCCAGCCCACGGCGCTTTGGCATGCGTACCAACCTGTTCCGCCGCCTTCATCGCAAGCTGGTGGTGATCGACGGCCAGTGCGCCTTTGTCGGCGGCATCAACTATTCGGCCGATCACCTCGGCGACTTCGGCGAGATGGCCAAGCAGGACTATGCCGTCGAGGTGAGCGGCCCGATCGTCAGCGACCTGCACGTGGCCATGCTGCGCCTGCTACGCCCGGCGTTCAGCGAGCCGAGCCCGGCGCAGCCCTCCAGAGAGCCGGTGGGCGATGCGCGGGTGATGCTGCTGGAGCGCGACAACGAGCGCCACACCACCGATATCGAAGACGAACACCTGCGCGCCTTCGAATCGGCGCGCAAGCACCTGGTGATCGCCAACGCCTATTTCTTCCCCGGCTACCGTGTGCTGCGCGCCTTGCGCAACGCGGCGCAACGCGGCGTACAGGTGACCCTGATCCTGCAGGGCCAGCCGGACATGCGCTGGGTCCAGGCCTTTTCCCGCCTGCTCTACAACTACCTGCTGCGCCACGGTGTGGTGGTCTACGAATACTGCCAGCGCCCGCTGCACGGCAAGGTGGCGCTGGTGGATGACGAATGGTCCACGGTCGGTTCGAGCAATCTCGACCCACTGAGCCTGGCATTGAATCTGGAGGCCAATCTGGTGATCCGTGACCGGGCCTTCAACCACTACCTGCATGAGCACCTGCTCGCGCTTTCTGCCGAACACTGCAAGCGCATCGAACTGGAGCGGGTGATACGCGGCTACTGGTGGCGCGCACCGCTGGTGTTCCTGTGCTTTCACTTTCTGCGCCGCTTCCCGGCCATCGCCGGCTGGCTGCCGGCGCACCGCAAGAACCTGAAGCCGCTGGAGCCAATCGACAAGGCCCGCGGTTACGAAGAGGAAAAGACTGGATGA
- a CDS encoding lysylphosphatidylglycerol synthase domain-containing protein yields the protein MNVAPNNPWMRWGKRALTLFFLLAVPALLYMLARNLDWGEVRQALSDYSMQTLLVGALIACASYLVFGCYDLLGRHYSRHHLPARQVLPVAMVCYAFNLNFTTWIGGVAMRYRLYMRLGLSASTVTRILSLSLLTNWTGYMALAGVIFSLRLVQLPDNWGLGMTGLQLLGFALLGVVSAYVGICAFSRQRVWHLRERSITLPSLRMAVMQIVLGASNWSLMAALIYWLLPEGAAYTSVLGVLLISCMAAVVAHIPAGLGVLEAVFLALLQHQYSQASLIAALLAYRVLYYLLPLLLASATYLVLEKRAKTLRKRGEQGVETQPG from the coding sequence ATGAATGTCGCTCCCAACAACCCCTGGATGCGCTGGGGCAAACGCGCACTCACCCTGTTCTTTCTCCTGGCCGTACCAGCTCTGCTGTACATGCTGGCGCGCAATCTGGACTGGGGCGAAGTACGCCAGGCGCTCAGTGATTACAGCATGCAGACCCTGCTGGTGGGCGCGCTGATCGCCTGCGCCAGCTATCTGGTATTTGGCTGTTACGACCTGCTGGGCCGCCATTACAGTCGCCATCACCTGCCGGCACGCCAGGTCCTGCCGGTGGCGATGGTCTGCTACGCCTTCAACCTGAACTTCACCACCTGGATCGGCGGTGTGGCCATGCGCTACCGCCTGTACATGCGCCTGGGCCTTAGCGCCTCGACGGTAACGCGCATCCTCAGCCTCAGCCTGCTGACCAACTGGACCGGCTACATGGCGCTGGCTGGGGTGATCTTCTCCCTGCGCCTGGTACAGCTGCCCGACAACTGGGGGCTGGGCATGACCGGGCTGCAGCTGCTGGGCTTTGCCCTGTTGGGTGTGGTCAGCGCCTATGTCGGTATCTGCGCCTTTTCCCGTCAGCGCGTATGGCACCTGCGCGAGCGTTCGATCACCCTGCCTTCGTTGCGCATGGCGGTGATGCAGATAGTCCTGGGCGCGAGCAACTGGTCGCTGATGGCTGCTCTGATCTACTGGCTATTGCCGGAAGGCGCCGCCTACACCTCGGTGCTCGGGGTGCTGCTGATCAGCTGCATGGCGGCGGTGGTGGCGCATATCCCCGCCGGGCTGGGGGTGCTCGAGGCGGTGTTTCTCGCCCTGCTGCAGCATCAATACAGCCAGGCCAGCCTGATCGCCGCCCTGCTCGCCTATCGCGTGCTCTATTACCTGCTGCCGCTGCTGCTGGCCAGCGCTACCTACCTGGTGCTGGAAAAACGTGCGAAAACGCTGCGCAAGCGTGGCGAACAAGGTGTCGAGACCCAGCCCGGCTAA